The DNA region CGGTAGCGCGGAAGGGCGGGGGGCTGGTTAAGGATGGAATATTCCTGAAGGATGTTGGTGCGGAGGTACAGACTGCGATAGGAAGCAGGTCGATACATCCGGAAAATGCCATAGTTGGCGGCTTCGGGAAAATACCATCAAAAGAAAGAGTAGAAAAAATAGGGCATATGGCTGAGGAGGGGATGAAAAAGGCGGTCAGGGCCGTTGAATTCTTTGCAGAATATGAAAACCCGGAATATGCCAATAATGAAAGGAGGCATCTTTCAATAAAGCCCCATAACGGTTACGGCGTGTACGGACGCGAGATAATTTCATCTGACAGTAAGTCTTTTGGGGTGGAGGAATACAGGAAAAATCTATATGAGGAGGTTGTTCCATATTCATTTGCAAAAAGGGGAAAATTTATGGGAGAGCCCTACATGGTCGGTGCCCTCTCGCGAGTGATCAATAATTCCCATCTCATCACTGGAGAAGCAAAGGAACTAATGAATAAATACAGAGAGTTTATACCCCCGCAGAACTGTTTTGCAAACAATTTTGCCCAGGCATTGGAAATGGTCTATTTTCTGGAGAGGACAAAGGAACTTGCATCAGAATTAAAAGATGCAAAGGAGGAAAGGATAGCAGAACCTGAAAAAACATCCGGCGAGGGCTATGCAGTGACTGAAGCACCGAGAGGCTTATTGGTATACTACATAAATATAGAAAACAATATGGTCAGAGATGCGGATGTCATTACGCC from Candidatus Thermoplasmatota archaeon includes:
- a CDS encoding Ni/Fe hydrogenase subunit alpha, translating into MKITKEIRIDHLARIEGKAGIEVEMGDEGVDVKLNVTEGPRFFEVITRNKNYNDAVAIFPRICSFCCTPHKLTPIEAVEQALNIQPSEQTKKLRDLLYIGNIIESHALHLYLLVIPDYLGYPDAFTVARKGGGLVKDGIFLKDVGAEVQTAIGSRSIHPENAIVGGFGKIPSKERVEKIGHMAEEGMKKAVRAVEFFAEYENPEYANNERRHLSIKPHNGYGVYGREIISSDSKSFGVEEYRKNLYEEVVPYSFAKRGKFMGEPYMVGALSRVINNSHLITGEAKELMNKYREFIPPQNCFANNFAQALEMVYFLERTKELASELKDAKEERIAEPEKTSGEGYAVTEAPRGLLVYYINIENNMVRDADVITPTAMFLPMMEVDIAAMADGLWKDGCRDENLIGKKVEMVARSYDPCISCSVHVTRL